One Amorphoplanes digitatis genomic window carries:
- a CDS encoding sulfatase-like hydrolase/transferase, translating into MSGSVREALAARFRRASKAEAAVEAEPKTDAEAAAEAEPMSEEATPPEAVAGPARERGRVRRIAGHVLTVSAVVLVFAALIMPNVISRLERPGTYLRLPIEGFVAVGLIILLPGRWKRIVAGVLGAGLGLLTVLKTIDMGFYETLNRPFDLVLDWVLLDDAQSFLKDTVGDAGAKGALVGVVLLIAAILALTSLAAMRITKVAAAHRRATTGTAITGTAVWLVMLMLGVQVFNIPVAARSSALYVYDRAGAVKAGLRDEKDFTREAADDAFANTPGDQLLTGLRGKDVFFTFIESYGRSAIEDPKLARGTVDVLNEGTESLKKAGFAAKSGFLASSTYGGNSWLAHSTFLSGVWINNQQRYRNLMASDRLTMTMAFKKAGFDTVSVMPGATRAFPEGSFYGYNRVYDSRNTGYVGPKFSWAPQPDQYTMSWLEKNLHEPAHAPMMVEMPLVSSHTPWAPIPQFIDWDDVGDGSVYKQIQKEGKQPKSIWKDPAKVQREYSRSIQYTLTTITSWLERYGDENTVMVFLGDHQASKIVTGEGASHDVPITILAKDKTVLDKVADWGWTDGLKPDPGAPVWKMNDFRDRFLTAYGPSSDVSRALSPPQR; encoded by the coding sequence TTGTCTGGTTCGGTACGCGAAGCACTTGCCGCCCGGTTCCGCCGCGCTTCGAAAGCGGAGGCGGCGGTCGAGGCTGAGCCGAAAACGGACGCCGAGGCGGCGGCCGAGGCCGAGCCGATGTCGGAAGAGGCCACCCCGCCCGAGGCCGTCGCCGGGCCCGCGCGGGAGCGGGGCCGGGTCCGGCGGATCGCCGGGCACGTGCTCACCGTTTCGGCGGTCGTGCTGGTCTTCGCCGCGCTGATCATGCCGAACGTGATCAGCCGGCTGGAGCGCCCCGGCACCTACCTGCGGCTGCCCATCGAGGGCTTCGTCGCCGTCGGCCTGATCATCCTGCTGCCCGGCCGGTGGAAGCGGATCGTCGCGGGCGTGCTCGGCGCCGGGCTGGGCCTGCTGACCGTCTTGAAGACCATCGACATGGGCTTCTACGAGACCCTGAACCGGCCGTTCGACCTGGTGCTCGACTGGGTGCTGCTGGACGACGCGCAGTCCTTCCTCAAGGACACGGTCGGCGACGCCGGCGCCAAGGGCGCGCTGGTCGGGGTCGTCCTGCTGATCGCCGCCATCCTGGCCCTGACGAGCCTGGCGGCGATGCGGATCACCAAGGTCGCCGCCGCGCACCGCCGGGCCACCACGGGCACGGCCATCACCGGCACCGCGGTCTGGCTGGTCATGCTGATGCTCGGCGTGCAGGTCTTCAACATCCCGGTGGCCGCCCGCAGCTCGGCGCTCTACGTCTACGACCGGGCGGGCGCCGTCAAGGCGGGCCTGCGCGACGAGAAGGACTTCACCCGGGAGGCCGCGGACGACGCCTTCGCGAACACCCCGGGCGACCAGCTGCTGACCGGGCTGCGCGGCAAGGACGTCTTCTTCACCTTCATCGAGAGCTACGGCCGCTCGGCGATCGAGGACCCGAAGCTGGCCCGCGGCACGGTCGACGTGCTCAACGAGGGCACCGAGAGCCTGAAGAAGGCCGGCTTCGCGGCCAAGAGCGGCTTCCTCGCCTCGTCGACGTACGGCGGCAACAGCTGGCTGGCGCACTCGACCTTCCTGTCCGGCGTGTGGATCAACAACCAGCAGCGGTACCGCAACCTCATGGCCAGCGACCGACTGACCATGACCATGGCGTTCAAGAAGGCCGGCTTCGACACCGTTAGCGTGATGCCGGGCGCCACCCGGGCGTTCCCGGAGGGCAGCTTCTACGGCTACAACCGGGTCTACGACTCGCGCAACACCGGCTACGTCGGGCCCAAGTTCAGCTGGGCGCCGCAGCCGGACCAGTACACGATGTCCTGGCTCGAGAAGAACCTGCACGAGCCCGCGCACGCGCCGATGATGGTCGAGATGCCGCTGGTGTCGAGCCACACGCCGTGGGCGCCGATCCCGCAGTTCATCGACTGGGACGACGTCGGCGACGGCTCGGTCTACAAGCAGATCCAGAAGGAAGGCAAGCAGCCGAAGTCGATCTGGAAGGACCCGGCGAAGGTGCAGCGGGAGTACTCGCGGTCCATCCAGTACACGCTCACCACGATCACGAGCTGGCTGGAGCGGTACGGCGACGAGAACACCGTCATGGTCTTCCTCGGCGACCACCAGGCCTCGAAGATCGTGACGGGCGAGGGCGCCAGCCACGACGTGCCGATCACCATCCTCGCCAAGGACAAGACCGTGCTCGACAAGGTCGCCGACTGGGGCTGGACCGACGGACTCAAGCCGGACCCGGGTGCGCCGGTCTGGAAGATGAACGACTTCCGGGACCGGTTCCTGACCGCGTACGGGCCGTCGAGCGACGTCAGCCGGGCGCTCTCGCCGCCGCAGCGCTAG